The genomic stretch aggccaacaaaaaaaaataggtgtggttacggtaacatagccaaaaaaaatagggtaggtaggtaggcaatcactttttatttttttaacttttttttctaatgtgtacaaattaaacctacttcagtacttgacagggaaataagtgtgcgacacgggcgctttcgctttcattgcgttttttgcactcgttgtttgttttggttttttttgacaaatgtgaccctccaccacggaatgagtcgcatgtcaccttttcatgattttcatatttttacattttcttaaagagtgttttattctctatccagcggtgaaacccgttttagaaaagagtgaacacttgtcgagttataagcctgtgactatggtgaccctcacactgttaccagacactccccggacttatatcatgcctagcgcagaaccgcgtgaggtgacatgcgactcatttcgtggtggagggtcacaaatgtaataaaaagttataggatcggcccctaaaaatagggtaggtcgggttaccgtaaccacacctattttttttttaggccttaggtgtattcagccacctgcacttaagacagaatgaccaaggtcttttacgtgccattgtgatgtcacgggggtgggacatggcttccgtctctgggtctgcacataaagttgacctgtgtccgtcccggcccgaattcgaacctgcgacctttcgatcacaagtccagtgatCTACAAACTGAGCTACCGGCCCCCGGTCATGATCTTGTATACCGCTCTCACtgcattacccccccccccccccccccccccccctccctatcaCACAACCCACCCGTCTGACTACAAGGGCAAGACAACAACTCACCTCCTCAACCCCCGGGATGACGTGGAGGGGTGTCCTGGCCCCATGTCTGAAGTAGACATGGACCTGTCTCAACTTCAGTCCTGCCAGCCTGTCTTGATCTTCCGTTCCCCCCTGACTTTGAGAATCAGATTCTGCTGCTTCAGCCGAAACGGTTCCCACAATGTTGTATGACTTTGCACAAGTTTTGGCCAGACATACACCACATACTGTAGATCCGATGAATCCCGTGTATCTAAACGCTCTGTTCCAGTTCATGATTGTTCAGAGTGATGTCATTTGTAGTTGTACTAGTTTGAGAATCTGTTACCATCTACGGGAAGCAACTGCTACAGATGTGTTTAAGTAACTAACGAGAGTTAGTTCCCTTGTTACACACACGGATCATCTTCATGGCTGACAATAAACACAGCTTATCATCGTTTGTCGGCTTTATCGTGTACATGCATGGTGAATGTGTATCCACCTTCATCACAGACATCATATCATTGACTGCCGGCCCTTCGATGATCCGAGTTCACCGTCACTGACCACTGACGTCAAGAACTTCGCCCATGTGCCTCATGCGCGATAACTCTCGGCGATCAAGAACCGCAACTCTTAACATTCCAAGATGGTGAGAAAAACTTTCTGCTCgaactttttgttttaaacttcGGATTGCTGGCTTTGTTTTGGGCCACACTGTATTGTGTTAGGTAATTTTGATTGGTCTAAAatgttttctttgatttttttcaggCACGATACTTCACTGGGGAAAAAATCGAACGTAAGTCAAGAAAGAACAAAATGATTCCAGTCAAAAAAGACCACGCCCAACAAAATCTTGAAAATGATTCCCAACTAGCACGGTTTAGTATTATTCTATAGTGCAAAGATGGTAGAACTAGAATAAGCACATTTATGACTAGCTATCCACAGATTTGATAGTGTTAAACACACTTTTTAACCTGAAGCGGGAACGAGTGTATGAATGGAAAGCTAGCTGATGCTTTTGCTGCTGACAGTCCATGACTCATGAGTGCATTGTgctgaaataaaatgaaatattatgTTCTCAATGGGTTAATGTGACGTACGTAGTATTGAGGGTTACAAAGAGGGGGAAGAGGAAAAGCACATATCTGAAAGGgttaatcaaaattaaattaaaagtaTTGAAGAACACATTCTCACTACCAATATGGGTGGgttttactgtgtgtgtttttttaagaaTTGAATTTACCTCACTACCTGTGACTCTTTTTatgcatattttgttttttcaaaGTTTGTTGCCTGTAATAATGAGTAGAAACATTGATCAGAGCATGTCTTAATTGTGTAGCCAGCAAATCTATTAATATGTTGTTGGTGACATATATTGCATGTATGCAAGTCGGAATGCATGTTAACATAATGTTAATTGGGTTGTATGATATTCAtgcttaggccaacaacaaaaaacatgttTATTTATGTTTACAACCCTTGGGAAGGCCAAATAAATTAGGACAGATAggtcatttattttttttgtaattaaGAATTTAGAGAAGCTTACTTTTAGTTTTAGGAGGTTCGTTGTGGAAATGGAAATTCTTAACtaaaaaacaattatttacacCTCATTAGTTTTCATGCCACACAGGAAAAGGTTGTCTGTCCGATTTTTGAGCGAGAAATAGCTGCCACTTCTAAGTATTGGCTTTTTTGTGAACAGAGTTCAAGGAGTGTTTTGACTTCCACGCGCGGCGGGGCCACATCTCACACGAGGGCGACCTGTCCATCATCATGCGCTCACTCAGCTTCAGCCCCACGCGGGAGGAGATCAGCAAGTACTTCAAGAAACACGTCTCCCGTCAGTATTATACACACATCACTCTTGTCTGGGTGTCTGTCCGTCTAAATTGTGCTAAGGGCATGATATATAATACTTCCCGTGAAAACGTGTCTGCTCACTATTTCAGACCCAGGTTTTTCAGTTGCGGGATATGACAAAATGCTAACAAATTATAAGCCCTATACCATTTGTTTAAAGCATGTTATACTTATAGCTGTGCTTCTTGTAGTTGTGTGTTCTGTCTTTTCAATGAATTAGGTTATGGGACAGAGATGTTGTTTCTTGGACAAGTTACGTAGCTTGGAGAGAAGTTTATCCATTCTCATGGTTTTGATTCCTGAGTCCAGAAAGTTATTTATACTTCAAGTTTACAGTCAGGGTTTTGTAGAGACTGTTTGCATATATATTTTGTAGAGactgtgtacactacattggggtgtgcacgttaaagatcccacgattgacaaaagggtctttcctggcaaaattgtataggcatagataaaaatgtccaccaaatacccgtttgacttggaataaaggccgtgaaaggtgaatgctcgcctaataggctactgagctttactggtcgatgtgaatgcgttatatattgtgtgtaaaaaatgtctgtttgtctgtctgtctgtaaaaaaattccatttcaaacggcagaaattaatatgtaagcgcctagggctatatctagattaggcgcataaaaatgatcacaataataataataatagtaataatatgTCTGGACACCCtatgttttttataaattatatatatacatttttttggatagaattttaAGTGGTCTACAAAAGAGGAATGcccaacaattttttttcagtGACAGCATTTTATCTTCATCTTCGCAGCTCTCAAAACATGtgaacttgtttgtttgttcgttcatgggctgaaactcccacggcttttacgtgtatgaccgtttttcccccccatttaggcagccatacgctgttttcggaggaagcatgctgggtattttcgtgtttctataacccaccaaactctgacatggattacaggatctttttcgtgcgcgcttggtcttgtgcttgcgtgtacacacgggggtgttcggacaccgaggagagtctgcacacaaagttgactctgagaaataaatctctcgccgaacgtggggacgaactcacgctgacagcggccaactggatacaaatccagcgcgctaccgactgagctacatccccgccctaaaaCATGTGAACTAACATTGATAGACTGATAGTCAGGGGAACTCTCCTTTTCACaccctgttttctcacattGCTGTTAATAAGCTCAGTTAATATACCCCTACCCTAttttgtggactgggtggcagagtggtaacgcacttgcgctcggaagcgagaggttgctaGTTCGACCCTgagtcagggcgttagcaattttctcccccctttcctatcctaggtggtgggttcaagtgctagtctttcggatgagacgaaaaaccgaggtcccttcgttgtacactacattggggtgtgcacgttaaagatcccacgattgacaaaagggtctttcctggcaaaattgtataggcatagataaaaatgtccaccaaaatacccgtgtgacttggaataataggccgtgaaaagtaggatatgcgccgaaatggctgcgatctgctggctaatgtgaatgcgtgatgtattgtgtaaaaaaaatttccatctcacacggcatcaataaatccctgcgccttgaatatgtgcgcgatataaattgcattaaaaaaaaaatttaaatttaaaacaagaggcgaagccttcaaggctcacgtaagaaatcgacaaacagtaacacaaactcaatcactccatcacacatacacacacacacacacacacacacacacacacagtaagcataggtgacactgtgcaagaaagcgagacactagatctagatctagcctacttaagcctgtccttaattgagcccgtagtcgactacacgaagcttcgcaaagtcttaataCCAAAAACCCGCAGCTGCGGCAtggtactttgaccccaacatcgcttctcaagttttgacatgcgaagcttcgccgtagctcgcaacgaagtttggtttttttttgtaagaagagtgctttttgattcaagatggacgacgaaatcagactcaataccatagtgaagaatgcacTTATCGACTTTGGTCGATATTGACTAACCgcctacctgtattatttcatactgcgatgcattgacatgtcgaatgaaactcgaaatcccagcgctcacgccaactggtcccggccgtgctcagtcaacgaaatagaacacatacaattaacttacatcatcatcaagtacgtaaagtacaatttgtgacgtaaagtactcagaaagaagcacaccacgcgctggtcgagactacgtgcatgcgctttctgactaataagatttgagacgccaagacatgaaaagataactctcttttccgccatagtgccttccaactagtctgggcccgctcaaaataatgagccaaaatgaccgagactttcagtaattccttcgcgtgacgtctaaccctcttacgccataatgtgacgtcttcaaatgacgaaatgttaaagtttctaccacagacatacacacgcacacacacacacacacacacacacacacacgcacagacagacaaagttacgatcgcataggctacacttacgtgagccaaacattcctgctcttagaactgtacccacggaatacgcgcgatataagcctcatattgattgattgattgatttaagactccctcttttgtAAGACCTCATTTTGTTAGGTTTtggtggtcttaaaaggagttccactgtagcacAGTCCCTCCCGCTCAGTTCACAAGTCCTCTCCCTGTCTTCATTCGtagggctaacacctttccaGTTCTCGCCAAAAATCCGGGttttgaaaacttttaaaaccggaaaatccggtttcttaaagtaaaagtaaaaaataaaaaaaaatggctTGGATGGTTGATGGAGGCAAAATATTTATCATCATACATTTTGGAACCAGGAAAGGCTGTTCTTTTGCCCCTGCCGCCGTGGACCctggcctttcaggtttttcactttttttgtgTTAGCCCTGCATTCAGTTCTGGTTGAAAAATATTTTTTCATTCAAAAATGTCAACTAAATATCTGTGTTTCTGCTTGTTGTAACAGACGAAGGACAGCTGGACTTTGCGTCCTTCCTGGACGTGATGCATGAGCACTCAAGCGTGGAGAACTGCAAGAAGGAGCTGCAGGCCGCGCTGGTCGCACAAGACCGATCGCACTTAGGCTACGTCAATTGTACCGACGTACGACAGATCCTCACCAGCATGGGGGAGAAACTCAGCAGGAATGAAGGTGAGGATGGGAAAAAACAattgttaacatttgaagatGAAGTGTGTTTGGAAAACTGAGGAACAAAGGGACGTAAAAGCTCGGAATGTATATATattacagtaaattctcaaaaccaggaCATTTACAAAATCCCTGAAATTTTCCAGTAAATTTGTTCATTTCCTGTTTTACTcagtttttttgttaattttattTTCCTACAAAAAATCTCGGAAATGTGTAAATATATGCAACATGTCCAACAAGAGGAATGAGAATtatgcggaaccaatctcctggcatctgagagaataacaaacaTTGAAATGAATAAGCAACTTGCATCCTCTGTGTGTTTACAAATCTTTCTTGCTAAGATATATGTATAATTTTACCAGCAAACCGAATCCAAacaggtgttgttgttgtctcccTTGTGTGTTATAATTCACATCATGTGGAGCATTGAATCCTGAGATAACCTTGAAGCCATCTTTTCTCTTTTATGTGCATCCTTCATCCTTTTTTCTATGATTTGAGTAAGGGGTACAGGTGTGCGTTTGTGCATGCTTGTGCGGCACTCGCGCGTACatgtttgtgtctttctctgtgtgtgtgtgtgtgtgtgtgtgtgtgtggtgggatGGCGGAAGGGtggaattcttcttcttctgcgttcgatgttaggGAGGGTGGAATAAGAGCGGACTGATGAGTTCTGGTATCAGGAGAAGGTGGAGGAAAATGGCAAAGCGGTAACTCCATACACTTTTCTTTTCATGGAATGTATTGATTCTTCAAGTGTCATAGCGGCAGGTCGTGCCTATCTGGTGTAGGTTTCATCAGCCACCAGCCTGCTTGCATCAGATGAGAAACTCATTCTGAAAATTTTTTTCCCGTAGTCAAGCCAAGAAGAATGTAGAGACGGagagcgtgtgtttgtgcgttggTGTATGATGtgtatacatgtgagtgtgtggggagggggtatacatgtgagtgtgtggggagggggtatacatgtgagtgtgtggggagggggtatacatgtgagtgtgtggggagggggtatacatgtgagtgtgtgaggagggggtatacatgtgagtgtgtggggagggggtatacatgtgagtgtgtggggagggggtatacatgtgagtgtgtggggagggggtatacatgtgagtgtgtggggagggggtatacatgtgagtgtgtggggagggggtatacatgtgagtgtggggagggggtatacatgtgagtgtgtggggagggggtatacatgtgagtgtgtgaggagggggtatacatgtgagtgtgtgaggagggggtatacatgtgagtgtgtggggagggggtatacatgtgagtgtgtggggagggagtatacatgtgagtgtgtggggagggggtatacatgtgagtgtgtggggagggggtatacatgtgagtgtgtgaggagggggtatacatgtgagtgtgtggggagggggtatacatgtgagtgtgtggggagggggtatacatgtgagtgtgtggggagggggtatacatgtgagtgtgtggggagggggtatacatgtgaatgtgtgaggagggggtatacatgtgagtgtgtggggagggggtatacatgtgagtgtgtgaggagggggtatacatgtgagtgtgtggggagggggtatacatgtgagtgtgtggggagggggtatacatgtgagtgtgtggggagggggtatacatgtgagtgtgtgaggagggggtatacatgtgagtgtgtggggagggggtatacatgtgagtgtgtggggagggggtatacatgtgagtgtgtggggatggggtatacatgtgagtgtgtggggagggggtatacatgtgagtgtgtggggagggggtatacatgtgagtgtgtggggagggggtatacatgtgagtgtgaGGGGATggggtatacatgtgagtgtgtgaggagggggtatacatgtgagtgtgtggggagggggtatacatgtgagtgtgtggggagggggtatacatgtgagtgtgaGGGGATggggtatacatgtgagtgtgtggggagggggtatacatgtgagtgtgaggggagggggtatacatgtgagtgtgtggggagggggtatacatgtgagtgtgtggggagggggtatacatgtgagtgtgtggggagggggtatacatgtgagtgtgtggggagggggtatacatgtgagtgtgtgaggagggggtatacatgtgagtgtgtgaggagggggtatacatgtgagtgtgtggggagggggtatacatgtgagtgtgtggggagggggtatacatgtgagtgtgtggggagggggtatacatgtgagtgtgtggggagggggtatacatgtgagtgtgtgaggagggggtatacatgtgagtgtgtggggagggggtatacatgtgagtgtgtggggagggggtatacatgtgagtgtgtggggagggggtatacatgtgagtgtgtggggagggggtatacatgtgagtgtgtgaggagggggtatacatgtgagtgtgtggggagggggtatacatgtgagtgtgtgaggagggggtatacatgtgagtgtgtggggagggggtatacatgtgagtgtgtggggagggggtatacatgtgagtgtgtggggagggggtatacatgtgagtgtgtgaggagggggtatacatgtgagtgtgtggggagggggtatacatgtgagtgtgtggggagggggtatacatgtgagtgtgtggggatggggtatacatgtgagtgtgtggggagggggtatacatgtgagtgtgtggggagggggtatacatgtgagtgtgtggggagggggtatacatgtgagtgtgaGGGGATggggtatacatgtgagtgtgtgaggagggggtatacatgtgagtgtgtggggagggggtatacatgtgagtgtgtggggagggggtatacatgtgagtgtgaGGGGATggggtatacatgtgagtgtgtggggagggggtatacatgtgagtgtgaggggagggggtatacatgtgagtgtgtggggagggggtatacatgtgagtgtgtggggagggggtatacatgtgagtgtgtggggagggggtatacatgtgagtgtgtggggagggggtatacatgtgagtgtgtgaggagggggtatacatgtgagtgtgtggggagggggtatacatgtgagtgtgtgaggagggggtatacatgtgagtgtgtggggagggggtatacatgtgagtgtgtggggagggggtatacatgtgagtgtgaggggagggggtatacatgtgagtgtgtggggagggggtatacatgtgagtgtgtggggagggggtatacatgtgagtgtgtggggagggggtatacatgtgagtgtgtggggagggggtatacatgtgagtgtgtggggagggggtatacatgtgactgtgaggggagggggtatacatgtgagtgtgtggggagggggtatacatgtgactgtgaggggagggggtatacatgtgagtgtgtggggagggggtatacatgtgagtgtgtggggaggggtatacatgtgagtgtgtggggagggggtatacatgtgactgtgaggggagggggtatacatgtgagtgtgtggggagggggtatacatgtgactgtgaggggagggggtatacatgtgagtgtgtggggagggggtatacatgtgagtgtgtggggagggggtatacatgtgagtgtgtggggagggggtatacatgtgactgtgaggggagggggtatacatgtgagtgtgtggggagggggtatacatgtgactgtgaggggagggggtatacatgtgagtgtgtggggagggggtatacatgtgagtgtgtggggagggggtatacatgtgagtgtgtggggagggggtatacatgtgagtgtgtggggagggggtatacatgtgagtgtgaggggagggggtatacatgtgagtgtgtggggaggggtatacatgtgagtgtgaggggagggggtatacatgtgagtgtgaggggagggggtatacatgtgagtgtgaggggagggggtatacatgtgagtgtgaggggagggggtatacatgtgaggggagggggtatacatgtgagtgtgtggggagggggtatacatgtgagtgtgtggggatggggtatacatgtgagtgtgtggggagggggtatacatgtgagtgtgtggggagggggtatacatgtgagtgtgtggggagggggtatacatgtgagtgtgtggggagggggtatacatgtgagtgtgaGGGGATggggtatacatgtgagtgtgtggggagggggtatacatgtgagtgtgtggggagggggtatacatgtgagtgtgaggggagggggtatacatgtgagtgtgaggggagggggtatacatgtgagtgtgaGGGGATggggtatacatgtgagtgtgtggggagggggtatacatgtgagtgtgtgaggagggggt from Littorina saxatilis isolate snail1 linkage group LG16, US_GU_Lsax_2.0, whole genome shotgun sequence encodes the following:
- the LOC138951018 gene encoding calmodulin-like protein 4, with protein sequence MARYFTGEKIEQFKECFDFHARRGHISHEGDLSIIMRSLSFSPTREEISKYFKKHVSHEGQLDFASFLDVMHEHSSVENCKKELQAALVAQDRSHLGYVNCTDVRQILTSMGEKLSRNEVDTLFREAGIPPNGQVKISEFVQTVMTPSPDY